The Virgibacillus dokdonensis genome includes a window with the following:
- a CDS encoding DUF4064 domain-containing protein, with translation MNRTVEKILGIVGFLMDGALAIFGIVGILLLNSGIDLLEGSIDPADFGMLSDLGSFLSIFIWIPIIGALISFTLGLIGVLQLKRNPKTAGGFFIAAAVLSGWLLLSGILFQSLLYLAAAIMCFVRKPTKTIEN, from the coding sequence GTGAATCGAACAGTTGAAAAGATTTTAGGCATTGTCGGATTTTTAATGGACGGTGCTTTAGCTATTTTTGGGATCGTTGGCATTTTGCTTTTAAACAGTGGTATCGACCTGCTTGAAGGTTCTATTGATCCGGCTGATTTTGGAATGCTTTCAGACCTTGGTTCCTTCTTATCTATCTTTATTTGGATTCCTATTATTGGTGCTCTGATAAGCTTTACTTTAGGATTGATTGGTGTATTACAGTTGAAGCGAAACCCTAAAACTGCCGGCGGATTTTTTATTGCAGCAGCTGTTCTAAGTGGCTGGCTTTTATTATCAGGAATTTTATTTCAATCTTTGTTATATCTCGCCGCCGCAATTATGTGTTTTGTAAGAAAACCAACAA
- a CDS encoding sensor histidine kinase — protein MKLTLRTKIFIYLLIVSLCGVFLTSFSIFFGVENQFSSYLQISREEKTSFVEEEIIRTYQQTGSLVSEQANSMLHDQAMTENLFYTIYDRAGNAVADSTRMQHMMRGMGMHQQAEKVDYETSSHPIEVDGEKVGTMEVVYPVELVGEDFTFLKSIQKNILIAVIAIILLSILFSFLFSRRLSAGFTRLSTAVQQLKKHKRVDVPVKDLSIEMKQLGESFNELANSLAKEEQLRKQFTADFAHELRTPLATLRSQLEAYQDGIWEPTPERLQKSHHELMRLVRLVNELETLIAVENPQKKLNMSTLDAGELLRFMDSQFQPAFHKKGVVLRSYFPNKEIHFRADEDRVTQILTNLMNNALQYTPTGKTVKIFTEEKEDCICFMVMDEGIGIKKEDIPFLFERFYRGDKSRATKTGGIGIGLSIVKALVDAHHGTIDFNSEVGEGTTVTVCFPKKGKH, from the coding sequence ATGAAGCTAACACTCCGCACTAAAATTTTTATTTATTTATTAATTGTTTCCTTATGCGGTGTTTTTTTAACGAGTTTTTCCATATTTTTCGGGGTAGAAAATCAATTTTCTAGCTATTTACAAATAAGTAGAGAAGAAAAAACGTCATTTGTAGAGGAAGAGATCATTCGAACGTATCAGCAAACCGGAAGCTTAGTAAGTGAACAAGCAAACAGCATGCTTCATGACCAAGCAATGACAGAGAATTTGTTTTATACTATTTATGATCGGGCTGGTAATGCTGTTGCAGACTCAACAAGAATGCAGCACATGATGAGGGGAATGGGCATGCATCAACAAGCAGAAAAAGTTGATTACGAAACAAGTTCTCACCCTATTGAAGTAGACGGAGAAAAGGTTGGCACGATGGAAGTGGTGTATCCAGTAGAACTCGTTGGTGAGGACTTTACTTTCTTAAAATCGATTCAAAAAAACATACTAATTGCGGTAATCGCTATTATATTGTTATCGATTTTATTTAGTTTTTTGTTTTCTAGAAGGTTAAGTGCTGGTTTTACGCGGTTATCAACAGCTGTACAGCAATTAAAAAAACATAAACGAGTAGACGTGCCTGTAAAAGATTTAAGTATTGAAATGAAACAGCTTGGGGAGTCATTTAATGAATTAGCTAATTCCTTGGCGAAAGAGGAACAACTAAGAAAGCAATTTACCGCTGATTTTGCACATGAACTTAGAACACCATTAGCAACCTTACGTAGTCAATTGGAAGCTTATCAAGACGGTATTTGGGAACCAACTCCTGAACGATTGCAAAAAAGCCACCATGAACTTATGCGCTTAGTGCGACTCGTCAATGAATTGGAAACGTTAATTGCAGTGGAAAACCCACAAAAGAAATTGAACATGTCTACTTTAGATGCAGGGGAACTTCTTCGTTTTATGGATAGTCAATTTCAGCCGGCTTTTCATAAAAAAGGGGTTGTATTAAGGAGCTACTTTCCAAACAAAGAAATCCATTTTCGTGCAGATGAAGACCGAGTTACACAAATTTTAACAAACCTTATGAACAATGCATTGCAGTATACTCCAACAGGAAAGACAGTGAAAATTTTTACAGAAGAGAAGGAAGATTGCATCTGTTTTATGGTTATGGATGAGGGAATAGGTATTAAAAAGGAAGATATTCCATTTTTGTTTGAACGCTTTTATCGTGGAGATAAGTCAAGGGCGACCAAGACTGGCGGTATAGGAATCGGGCTTTCCATTGTGAAAGCACTTGTAGACGCTCATCACGGAACCATAGATTTTAATAGTGAAGTTGGGGAAGGTACAACCGTGACCGTTTGCTTTCCGAAAAAAGGGAAACATTAA
- a CDS encoding response regulator transcription factor yields MTRILIVDDEEMIREVLQAYFEKEGWSILFAANGLEALKQIKEGNPDIVLLDLMLPDISGEEVCRLTRKDSDMPIIMLTAKSAEDDIINGIVIGADDYVTKPFSPREVVVRAKALLRRISKTEKNDQLRFNDGQLIIDHLKKEVKVNNEVVALTPNEYKLLITMSSYPGRVYSRGDLLVKIQEEDDLFFEGYERSIDTHIKNLRKKIEQDSRHPDYILTVFGMGYKFGGKPDEANTPH; encoded by the coding sequence ATGACACGCATATTAATTGTCGATGATGAAGAAATGATTCGTGAAGTTTTGCAAGCTTATTTTGAAAAAGAAGGTTGGAGTATTTTATTTGCCGCCAATGGATTAGAAGCGCTAAAACAAATAAAAGAAGGGAACCCAGATATTGTGCTTCTTGATTTAATGCTCCCCGATATTTCTGGAGAGGAAGTGTGCAGATTAACTAGAAAAGATAGTGATATGCCAATTATTATGCTTACTGCTAAGTCAGCAGAGGATGATATTATAAATGGAATTGTCATCGGTGCAGATGATTATGTTACCAAGCCTTTTAGCCCAAGAGAGGTTGTTGTGCGAGCTAAAGCTCTACTGCGCCGAATTTCTAAGACGGAAAAAAATGACCAACTCCGTTTTAACGACGGGCAACTAATTATTGACCATTTAAAAAAGGAAGTAAAAGTCAATAATGAAGTTGTCGCACTTACACCGAATGAATATAAGCTATTAATAACAATGTCTAGTTATCCTGGAAGGGTATATAGCAGAGGGGATTTGCTCGTAAAAATTCAAGAAGAGGATGATCTTTTTTTTGAAGGATATGAGCGAAGTATTGATACACACATAAAAAATTTACGAAAAAAAATCGAACAGGATTCTAGACATCCTGATTATATATTAACGGTTTTTGGAATGGGGTATAAGTTTGGGGGCAAACCAGATGAAGCTAACACTCCGCACTAA
- the psiE gene encoding phosphate-starvation-inducible protein PsiE produces MKNLKSLYTKSLYVFPYLLQVILNVSLIILAIVLSVLLVKELILFGTILLEGDTTDYQLFLANVLLFFLYFEFVAMIVKYFKENYHFPLRYFLYIGITAMIRLIIVEHDNALDTLFYAFVILILIIGYFIMNLTPRERPESKWFFQNKR; encoded by the coding sequence ATGAAAAATTTAAAGTCGCTGTATACAAAATCATTATATGTATTTCCTTATTTATTACAAGTTATATTAAATGTATCCCTGATTATTCTCGCTATTGTTTTATCTGTCTTACTTGTAAAGGAGCTTATTTTATTCGGAACAATTTTACTTGAAGGTGATACGACAGACTACCAACTGTTTCTTGCCAATGTATTATTATTTTTCCTATATTTTGAGTTTGTCGCTATGATTGTAAAATATTTTAAGGAAAACTATCATTTTCCCTTACGTTATTTTTTATATATTGGTATAACAGCAATGATTCGTTTGATCATTGTTGAACATGATAATGCGCTAGATACGTTATTTTATGCATTCGTTATCTTAATTTTAATTATTGGCTATTTTATTATGAATTTAACCCCTCGTGAACGACCTGAAAGCAAGTGGTTTTTTCAAAATAAGAGGTGA
- a CDS encoding GntR family transcriptional regulator: MLDYTNSVPLHVQLKEIIEKQVENGELQGQIPSERQFMHTYNVSRSTVREAITLLVREGIVEKRHGKGTFVSLKPIHDWLGNLRSTTETIQHMGMEPGAQLITNYKTTTPSYIQEQTGLREAYFIKRIRYADQIPIGVERHYYPIWIGEKLLQYDLNNATLYDLLENELGITFAEADQTISSGHIYEEDRPYLCIEKDKHVLIAERIIKNGAGEIIEFEEAFYKSDLYAFKIKLSRKFG, from the coding sequence GTGCTCGATTATACGAATTCAGTTCCTTTACATGTACAGTTGAAGGAAATAATTGAAAAGCAAGTAGAAAATGGCGAATTGCAAGGTCAAATACCAAGTGAACGTCAATTCATGCATACATATAATGTAAGTAGGAGTACAGTAAGGGAAGCTATCACGCTATTAGTACGAGAAGGAATTGTAGAAAAAAGGCATGGAAAAGGGACATTTGTTTCTTTAAAACCAATTCACGATTGGCTTGGAAATTTGCGTAGTACAACAGAAACAATTCAACATATGGGGATGGAGCCTGGCGCGCAACTAATTACAAATTATAAAACAACAACTCCAAGTTATATTCAAGAGCAAACTGGATTAAGAGAAGCATATTTTATAAAAAGAATACGTTACGCAGATCAGATCCCTATTGGAGTGGAGCGTCACTATTATCCTATATGGATTGGTGAAAAACTGCTGCAATATGATCTTAATAATGCGACCCTATACGATTTGCTGGAAAATGAATTAGGGATTACATTTGCGGAGGCGGATCAAACAATATCAAGCGGTCATATTTACGAAGAAGATCGACCTTATCTTTGTATAGAAAAAGACAAACATGTACTCATTGCCGAAAGAATTATAAAAAATGGAGCAGGGGAGATCATAGAATTTGAAGAAGCCTTCTATAAAAGTGATTTATATGCGTTTA